AGGATCCTGGTGCGGGGACTCGGGCTCGCAGATCGGAGCTCCCATGACGACTCGCGTATCCTGATCGTATTAGAAGAACTTGGTCTTCACCAGGAGCGTACGGCACCCGAGAGGCAGGTGAAGGGTCGGTCTCGGGGGAGGAGGGGCACGGCGATTCAGAGATCTCCCGAACGGGGGGGCCGGTCCAGGGGTGTTCGGTGCGTGTTGGTCATGGTGGAACGTCCTGACGATCTCTCCGGTAGGAATTCAACATCACAGGCATTGAAGAGGACGTAACGATGGAACTCTGCAAAAGCAAGATACCAAGCTTATCCCAGATATCGGCGAGGGTGGTGAATGGTGAGCACTGCCGGCCGTCTATTTCCCAAAAACGGGCCGGTCTGACGAGTCGCCTGCGGAGAATCGATTGTGTGTTGGCCGATATCCAGGCGGAGATTGATCAACTTCGACGAGAGAGGACTCATCTGAGACTGGTACGGAGTGAATTAGCTGGTTAAGCCGTCCTCAATCAGCGTCTCAGCCAGAACCTACTGGCCCCTTTCTGGTCCTTCCACCACTGACGTCTCTGTAGCGTCGGCTTCCCGCCTTATTTCCACACCTGAGCTGTTTTGACCAGACTGTCACCTGTCTTCTCGCTATGGTGAACGATAGGTGCTCAGTCGTCCCTCATCCCGTGAGAGCAAACATCTAGTGCTGAGCCACCTAGTGCCTGCTTCGACGGCGGTCATGTGGTTGAGACAACAAAGGGCAACATTCTCGGCCAGGGTAGCCAGGCGAACGACATAGACCGGGAGGGAGGAATGATCAATGGACAAAGAAGAATGCGTAATGACGGATAACCGAGGGTGTTCATCCGGGGCAGTGGGGCTGGTTTTTGTGGCCGGAGGGTTGCTGGGAGCCGCAGTGGCGTTGTTGCTGGCCCCACAGTCTGGCCGTCAGTCGCGGGAGCAATTGCAAGGGTATGCGCGACGAGCAGAAGAAGGGGTGCAGGAGTGGGCCGACAAGACCACCGAAGGGGTGGAGCAGGTGTTGAGTAAGGGGCGAGAGTTCATCAAAGACAAGCAGACGATCGTCACCGAGGCGGTCGAGGTCGGACGTGCCGCTATGCACAGGGAGCGTGAGCGGTTGTCTGGCGAGAAGAAGGGGTGACAGTGAAGCGCAGTAATACAGAATGATCGGCTATCGGCAATTGTGTAAAACTAAAGGAGAGACAAGATGAATAGGATGTTGATCGTGGGAATGGGGTTGTTGCTTCTTTTTGTACTTCCGCTCTGGCCGTACAGCGTCAGCTGGGGATATCTCCCCAGCGGCGCGCTTGGCTTTCTCCTGTTGGTTCTGACTATTCAGACCCTCTTTGGCCGGTTGGGACAGTCGCCAGCTGGAAAACCCTAATGAGGGGGCGGGCTCGTAGGCAAGTGCGCCTCCACCGGCGGATGTAGGGTTGCACTGGTGTCCAATTCCGCGAGGGCGTTACCCCGTCTTGAACAGTGGTGCTTGAGCAAGTTCTCCGAGATGTGAGTCGCCATGCTCTCGGTCTCGGGATCGTGTCTCTGGTTTAGTTTAAGGAGGTCGCATATGGCTATGATCGACATTAACGTCGGGAGATTCAACCAGCTCAAGACTCTGAACGGAGTCGGAGGCACCTATGCCAAGAGGATCATAGAGGGCCGGCCCTATCAGCGAACGGATGAGCTGGTGACGAAAAACATTCTTCCGCAAAGGAACTACGACAGGCTCAAGGAGCACATTATGACGAGGCCGAAATAGGGCAATCAAGAACACATGAGGATACGACGAACCTGTCAGTGGTCAGAGCACAGGTAGCCAGCATGGAACCGCAAAGGAGGGGAATATGCAGAGCAAATCTTGGACATCCATCATGATCGTGACGGCATTCCTTATGGGGTTTGGCCTGGGAGGCCTCTCACTGCACTATGCTGCTGCCCAAGGAATCTTTGGGCTTTCAACGTCGGTCAGCCGGCTCGGCAGTGCGTTGGTGGACATGCAGAAGAATGTCGACGATCTTCAAAAAAATATGGGGACGGTGAAACAGGTCAAAGAGCAACTGAGCAGTCTGTCCCCACAAGGTGAGGGTACTCCAGGAGGAGACCTACTGAAAAAAGGTGGCGATTCGTTGAAGGACATGAAGCCACAATTCTGAGTCGCATGACGCGAACACTTGAGGGAAGTCTCCTATGAGCCAGAGATCCAACGGTCACGCTCATCCGAGTTCGATCAGTTCCAAAATTCGTCTTGGTATGACCTGGGCCGTGATGGGAGCCATGGTTGCGCTGATGATGCTGACAGGGACGACCATGGCTTCAGCCGAGCAAACCGCTACCGAATCGGTAAAAAACACCATCGATGAGGTGATTCACATTCTCACCAGTGAAGAGTTGAATCAGCCGGACCGCTCGATGGAACGACGTCAGAAGATTGAACAAGTCATCAGGCAGCGGGTGAACTACGCAGATATGGCCAAACGGGCTCTCGGCCGGCACTGGATAGAACTGTCAGATACGGAGCGGCAGGAATTTGTTGCACTCTTCATTCAGTTGCTCCGAGACACGTTTGCCTGTCGAATTGACAACTACGTCGACGAGCAGGTGCTTTACCTGTCTGAACGGCAGGAAGGGAACTTTGCCGAGGTGAGGGCGAAGCTCTCAGGTCCTAAGGCGGAGACCCTTCTCGATTTTCAGCTGGCCGACGAGTTCGGCCGTTGGTATGTGCATGATGTGGTTATTGATGGCGTAGGCATTGTGAGCAATTACCATGCGCAGTTCATCAGCATACTCCGCGACCATTCCTACGCAGGTTTGACGACCAAGATGAAAGAGAAGACTCTCGTGGTAAAGGCGTTTGAAACGACCATGGCTCCGTAGCCTGTCGGCAGAGACATCGCAGGCCGATCTGATCGGCCGGGGACTAGTGCATGGATCAAGTTCCTAAGCTCGGTCGTCTTCTCCGCGCGCATTCTCGCTGAAACAGCGTCATGTCCGATGCCTAGGATGATCGATAAAGTCCCCTCTCGTTACCACAGTCGATGACCTCACACTCGCTCTGTTGGTGTGTTTCTGCAACTGAGTCATCCTGATGACGCCAGAGTTGGTCGGATAGCCCATGAATATGATGTTTTCACCTGTTGCCAAGAGTATCGAACTGGAAGAACCGATTCGCGCCGAGCTCTTCGGTGTCGAACGGCTCGAACAACATGCGGCAAGTCTCGCGGTGGCACAGGTCGTCAGCGATGATGCACGGGTGGGCCAGTTACTCACGCCACGAGTCCTTGATAATAAACGCGTCTTGGTGGAGTCGTATCAGGCTATCGCTCGTACGATTCGCGATGAGAAAGCGATTACCCCCGCGGATGAATGGTTTGTCGATAATTTCCATATTGTCGACGAACAGCTTCGCGAGATCATCGACGATTTGCCTCCTGGGTATTACAGGCAATTGCCAAAACTTACGTCGGGTCACTTGCAGAATTACCCACGGGTCGTTGGAGTGGCCTGGGCATTCGTAGCCCACACCGACAGTCGTTTCGACCCCGACATGCTCCGTCGCTTTGTGATGGCGTATCAACGCGTACAACCGCTGACGATCGGTGAATTGTGGGCGGTGGCGATCTCGTTGCGTGTCGTGCTGGTGGAGAATCTTCGCAGGCTGGCCGAGCGGATCGTCCATAGTCGGAAGGCTCGGTTGGAAGCCGATGAACTGGCGGATAGCCTGTTCGGGAGCGGAGCCTTGGCTGTAGAGTTTCCGTCCAGTGCACTCCGTCGTTTTGAGAGTAAGTCGCTCGCCACTGCCTTTGCCGTACAGCTGGTGCAGCGACTGCGTGATCTGGACCCGAAGGTGCGTCCGGTCTTGCGGTGGCTCGACGAACGCCTGGCCGCGCAGGGCGCCACCGCCGACGACATGGTGCATACCGAGCATCAGCAACAGGCGGCCATGAGCGTGACGGTGCGCAATATCATCACCAGTATGCGGCTGACCTCGGCGTTTGATTGGTCAGACTTTTTCGAAAGCGTCAGCCCGATCGATACGATCCTGCGGACCGATCCCCGTTACACCGAGATGGACTTTGTCACACGGGATATGTATCGCCATGCGATCGAGGATCTTGCACGCGGGACGGGTCTTTCCGAAATTGAGGTGACCACGCGTGTCGTGACCCGTGCCAGGCAGGCAGGGGGTGAGCCGCATATGCGAAAGCAACCGGAGCGGGAACGACACATGGACCCCGGCTATTACCTCATCTCGCGTGGGCGCCGGGCGTTTGAACGAGAACTCGGCTACCGGGTGTCCTGGAAGGAGCGGCTGCTGCGTTGGTATGTCCGGGGGGCCGCACCGAGCTATCTGGGATCGGTGGCGGTCGGGACCACCATGGTCCTAGCCGTACCGTTGTGGTATGCCGCCGAAACTGGCGTGACTGTCGCGGGCCTGGTGTGTCTCGGTCTCATGGCGTTCGTACCGGCCTCGGATCTCGCCATGGCGCTCATTAATCGAACGGTGATGGCCATCCTCGGTCCGCGGTCGTTACCCCGGATGGCATTGCGGGACGGCATTCCTAAAGAGTTGCGCACGATCGTGGTGGTGCCTACGTTGCTGACGAGCCGGCAGGGCATCGATGAACAGATCGAGCGATTGGAAGTTCATTATCTGGCAAATTCAGACGATGACCTGCGCTTTGCCTTGCTCTCAGACTGGGGAGACGCCCCGAGCGAAAGTATGCCGAGTGACGTCGAACTGCTGGCCTCTGCAGTGGAGAGAATTGCCCATCTAAACAAGCGGTACGGCCCGGCGGCCGGGGGCGGAGCGCGTTTCGTGCTGTTGCACCGCAGGCGGGTCTGGAACGAATCCGAGCGCGTCTGGATGGGGTGGGAGAGGAAACGAGGCAAACTGCATGAATTGAATCAATTCCTACGTGGTTCGATGACCACCACCTTCATCTCCGTTGGCGGGAAGGTCCCCGAAGTGATTCCCTCAGTCCGATTCGTTATCACACTGGATGCCGATACGCGGTTGCCGCGTGGAGCCGCGCACCGGTTGATCGGCACCATGGCGCATCCCCTAAACCGGCCGAGATTCGACCCGCTCGCCGGGCGTGTGCTCGAGGGATATGGAGTGGTGCAGCCGCGGATTACACCGTCGCTTCCCGGCAGTGGCGAGGGCTCGTATTTTCAGCAGACGTTTTCTGGACCCAGCGGGATCGATCCCTACGCGTCGGCTGTATCTGATGTGTACCAGGATTTGTTTCGTGAAGGGTCCTACACGGGCAAAGGCATTTATGAGATCGATGCATTTGAGGCGGCGCTGGCGGACAAGGTGCCGGACAATGCGATGCTCAGTCACGATCTCTTTGAAGGCCTGTTCGCGCGCGCAGCACTGGCGACTGACATCGAGCTGTTCGAAGCGTTTCCCGCCCACTATGAAGCGGCCGCAGCAAGGCAGCATCGATGGGCGCGCGGCGATTGGCAGCTACTGCCCTGGCTGTTCGGGCGAGGACATACGGGATCTGAGCCGCATCGCGTGGTGGTCATTCCCGCCCTCGGCCGTTGGAAGATCTTCGACAACCTCCGCCGTACCCTGTCGGCCCCCGCGGCGTTTCTGACACTCATCGTTGGATGGGTGTTGCCGGAGCAATCTGTCTGGGTCTGGACGGGGTTCATTCTGACCACGATGGCGATTCCATCGCTATTATCTTTCGTGTTTGGGCTCTATCCACGCCGTCCCGGCGTGGCCCTGCGTACACATTTTCGTGGGTTGGGCAACGACCTCAGGTTGGCCGCCAGGCAGATTGCGATGACTGTGATATTCCTCGCACATCAGGCATGGC
The nucleotide sequence above comes from Nitrospira sp.. Encoded proteins:
- a CDS encoding YtxH domain-containing protein, coding for MDKEECVMTDNRGCSSGAVGLVFVAGGLLGAAVALLLAPQSGRQSREQLQGYARRAEEGVQEWADKTTEGVEQVLSKGREFIKDKQTIVTEAVEVGRAAMHRERERLSGEKKG
- a CDS encoding DUF3309 domain-containing protein — its product is MNRMLIVGMGLLLLFVLPLWPYSVSWGYLPSGALGFLLLVLTIQTLFGRLGQSPAGKP
- a CDS encoding helix-hairpin-helix domain-containing protein: MAMIDINVGRFNQLKTLNGVGGTYAKRIIEGRPYQRTDELVTKNILPQRNYDRLKEHIMTRPK
- a CDS encoding ABC transporter substrate-binding protein: MSQRSNGHAHPSSISSKIRLGMTWAVMGAMVALMMLTGTTMASAEQTATESVKNTIDEVIHILTSEELNQPDRSMERRQKIEQVIRQRVNYADMAKRALGRHWIELSDTERQEFVALFIQLLRDTFACRIDNYVDEQVLYLSERQEGNFAEVRAKLSGPKAETLLDFQLADEFGRWYVHDVVIDGVGIVSNYHAQFISILRDHSYAGLTTKMKEKTLVVKAFETTMAP